In Populus nigra chromosome 1, ddPopNigr1.1, whole genome shotgun sequence, one genomic interval encodes:
- the LOC133690601 gene encoding polyribonucleotide nucleotidyltransferase 2, mitochondrial has translation MPSIMAASRSNPLLNSLPRFLTWRSLGFRTICSGRLGFAPSDPDPEPPVSTAGTKFLETFREEFEIGSRLITFETGKIARFANGSVVLGMEETKVLSTVTSSKGDSVRDFLPLTVDYQEKQFAQGVIPSTYLRREGAPKERELLCGRLIDRPIRPLFPAGFYHEVQVMASVLSSDGRRDPDVMAANATSAALMLSDIPWGGPIGVIRIGRICGQFVVNPTMDELSLSDLNLVYACTKDKTLMIDVQAGGISEKDLEAGLRLAHPEAVKYLEPQIRLAAKAGKHKKDYKLSLVSDRTLEKVRNLTEAKIEAVFTDPSYGKFERGEALDNIAQEVKRTLEEECDTESLTVLSKVVDRVRKGVVRNRIIAEGFRVDGRHLDEVRPLYCEAGYLPNLHGSSLFSRGDTQVLCTVTLGAPRDAQRLDSLVGPPTKRFMLHYSFPPFSINEVGKRVGLNRREVGHGTLAEKALLAVLPPEDDFPYTVRINSEVMASDGSTSMATVCGGSMAMMDAGIPLQEHVAGVSVGLVSEVDPSTGEIKDYRILTDILGLEDHLGDMDFKIAGTRKGVTAVQLDIKPAGIPLDIICECLEPALKGRLQILARMDQEISAPRTQDHRNSPRLATLKFSNDALRRLIGPLGVLKRKIEEDTGARMSVSDETLTILAKNQTVLERVQEKIDFIIGREIEVGGIYKGIVSSIKEYGAFVEFNGGQQGLLHVSELSHEPVSKISDVISVGQQLSLMCIGQDVRGNIKLSLKATLPQLKSKKNNVTEEPVPVIKEAPKVWTSVGNLPNEQEEQKLTDAELMLSRSTVKPSTSSNPGFLIRSAAECDEEDKTVSLNQGSKSNSKTLRATKRDRKQKTKVLESDDSDASIYSSGQSSHTVDRFNDEDAKVVSPLSAKSLKLGMKIAAKVYQIRALGLVLDLGNGVRGMYRFETNGKRDFEIGDELLVKCTSFSSKGLPVMSLVDDE, from the exons ATGCCGTCGATAATGGCAGCAAGTAGATCAAATCCTCTTTTAAACTCGCTCCCTCGCTTCCTTACATGGCGATCCTTAGGGTTCCGCACCATTTGTAGTGGCCGTCTCGGCTTCGCTCCCTCCGATCCTGACCCGGAACCACCCGTTTCCACCGCCGGTACCAAGTTCCTTGAGACCTTTAGAGAAGAATTCGAGATCGGTTCTCGCTTAATCACTTTTGAAACTGGCAAAATTGCTCGATTCGCTAATGGCTCTGTCGTTTTGGGGATGGAAGAGACTAAAGTGCTTTCTACTGTCACTTCTTCTAAAGGCGATTCTGTTCGCGATTTTTTGCCTCTCACa GTTGATTATCAAGAAAAGCAATTTGCTCAAGGTGTGATTCCTAGTACTTACCTGCGAAGAGAGGGTGCACCGAAAGAACGCGAACTTTTATGCGGTCGGCTTATTGATCGACCTATAAGACCACTCTTTCCTGCTGGATTTTACCATGAGGTTCAG GTTATGGCAAGTGTTCTTTCTTCAGATGGGAGACGTGATCCAGATGTAATGGCAGCTAATGCAACGTCTGCTGCTCTTATGCTGTCTGACATTCCTTGGGGTGGTCCCATCGGAGTGATTCGCATAGGAAGAATTTGCGGACAGTTTGTTGTTAATCCAACCATGGATGAG CTTAGCTTAAGTGATCTGAACTTAGTATATGCCTGTACAAAGGACAAAACTCTAATGATAGATGTGCAAGCTGGTGGGATCTCAGAGAAAGATCTAGAAGCCGGGTTAAGACTGGCACATCCAGAG GCAGTGAAGTATCTTGAACCTCAAATCAGACTAGCCGCGAAAGCTGGGAAGCATAAGAAGGATTACAAACTATCTTTGGTGTCAGATAGAACATTGGAAAAAGTTCGAAACTTGACAGAAGCAAAGATTGAAGCTGTCTTTACAGATCCTTCGTATGGTAAG TTTGAGCGTGGAGAAGCCTTAGACAACATTGCACAGGAAGTAAAAAGAACCCTTGAAGAAGAATGTGATACAGAAAGCTTAACAGTTCTTTCAAAGGTTGTAGACAGAGTACGAAAAGGG GTTGTCCGCAACAGGATTATTGCAGAGGGATTTAGAGTTGATGGGAGACACCTTGATGAAGTGAGGCCATTGTATTGTGAAGCAGGTTATTTACCTAATTTGCATGGATCTTCACTTTTTTCTCGTGGAGATACCCAG GTTCTTTGTACTGTCACTCTTGGTGCACCTAGGGATGCTCAACGTTTGGATTCCTTGGTCGGACCCCCAACAAAGCGTTTCATGCTTCATTATAGTTTCCCTCCATTTTCAATTAATGAAGTTGGCAAAAGAGTTGGTCTGAACAGACGTGAAGTTGGTCATG GAACTCTTGCAGAGAAAGCCTTGCTTGCTGTTTTGCCTCCTGAGGATGATTTTCCATATACAGTTCGCATCAATTCAGAAGTAATGGCATCTGATGGTTCAACTTCAATGGCAACTGTTTGTGGAG GCAGTATGGCCATGATGGATGCTGGCATTCCATTGCAAGAACATGTTGCTGGTGTTTCCGTGGGTCTTGTTAGTGAAGTTGATCCATCAACTGGTGAAATTAAGGACTATCGTATATTGACTGATATTTTG GGCCTGGAAGATCATTTAGGGGACATGGACTTCAAAATTGCTGGAACACGTAAGGGAGTTACTGCAGTTCAGTTGGATATAAAACCCGCTGGAATTCCTTTAGATATCATTTGTGAGTGTTTAGAGCCAGCTCTTAAAGGGCGTCTTCAAATCCTTGCCCGCATGGATCAAGAGATTAGTGCACCACGCACTCAGGATCATAGAAATTCTCCTCGATTGG CTACCTTAAAGTTCAGCAATGATGCTCTTCGTCGCTTGATTGGGCCTCTAGGTGTTCTtaagagaaaaattgaagaGGATAcag GCGCACGGATGTCTGTAAGCGACGAAACACTTACTATACTTGCCAAGAATCAGACTGTACTGGAGAGAGTGCAAGAGaag ATTGATTTTATAATCGGCCGTGAAATTGAAGTTGGTGGGATTTACAAAGGCATCGTTTCTTCAATAAAGGAATATGGTGCTTTCGTGGAGTTTAATGGTGGCCAGCAAGGTCTGCTACATGTTTCTGAATTATCACATGAACCG GTCTCCAAGATTTCAGATGTCATATCTGTTGGGCAGCAGCTTTCCTTGATGTGCATAGGGCAGGATGTCCGTGGCAACATCAAATTATCCCTTAAAGCAACTTTACCCCAGTTgaaatctaagaaaaataatgttaCTGAGGAGCCTGTTCCTGTTATTAAAGAAGCACCTAAAGTTTGGACCTCAGTTGGGAATTTGCCTAATGAACAAGAAGAGCAGAAACTTACAGATGCTGAGTTGATGTTAAGTAGGAGCACCGTAAAGCCTTCAACTTCCTCGAATCCTGGTTTTCTGATTCGAAGTGCTGCAGAGTGTGATGAGGAGGACAAAACTGTCagtttgaatcagggttctaaGAGCAATTCTAAAACTTTACGGGCTACGAAACGGGATCGCAAGCAAAAAACAAAGGTGCTTGAAAGTGATGATTCTGATGCATCAATCTATAGTTCTGGTCAATCTTCACATACTGTAGATCGTTTCAATGACGAGGATGCCAAAGTGGTGTCACCTTTGAGTGCAAAAAGCCTGAAACTTGGAATGAAGATTGCTGCCAAGGTTTATCAAATTCGTGCACTTGGGTTAGTCCTTGATTTGGGTAATGGAGTTCGTGGAATGTATCGGTTTGAG ACCAATGGAAAGAGGGACTTTGAGATTGGTGATGAGTTGCTAGTCAAGTGTACAAGCTTTTCTAGCAAGGGACTTCCAGTTATGTCCTTGGTGGATGATGAGTGA
- the LOC133681079 gene encoding isocitrate dehydrogenase [NADP], chloroplastic/mitochondrial isoform X2, with protein MQRVCSSGAAAQNIIITIKLGAMPGVAAAANTIRRNPNFFHFSSISRNYGNGISGGAFVKNRVTFSSPASHFTRALSLRCFSSSSSGFDRVQVQNPIVEMDGDEMARIIWKMIKDKLIYPYLDLDIKYFDLGILNRDATDDKVTVESALAALEYNVAVKCATITPDETRVKEFGLKSMWRSPNGTIRNILNGTVFREPILCRNIPRIVPGWKKPICIGRHAFGDQYRATDTIIPGPGKLKMVFVPEDGEVPVELDVYNFKGPGIALAMYNVDESIRNFAESSMSLAFAKKWPLYLSTKNTILKKYDGRFKDIFQEVYEEKWKQKFEENSIWYEHRLIDDMVAYALKSEGGYVWACKNYDGDVLSDLLAQGFGSLGLMTSVLLSSDGKTIEAEAAHGTVTRHFRLYQKGQETSTNSIASIFAWTRGLEHRAKLDNNERLLDFVLKLEASCIGTVEAGEMTKDLAILTHGPG; from the exons ATGCAAAGAGTCTGTAGTAGCGGTGCTGCTGCtcagaatataataataacaatcaaGCTAGGTGCGATGCCGggagttgctgctgctgctaacaCAATAAGAAGAAACCCTAACTTCTTCCATTTCTCTTCCATTTCTCGGAATTACGGAAATGGAATATCAGGGGGTGCTTTTGTCAAGAATCGTGTCACCTTTTCTTCTCCTGCTTCTCACTTCACTCGCGCCCTTTCGCTTcgatgtttctcttcttcttcaagtgGCTTTGATCGGGTTCAAGTTCAAAATCCCATCGTTGAAATGGACg gTGATGAAATGGCGAGGATAATTTGGAAAATGATAAAAGACAAG CTTATATATCCTTATCTGGATTTGGATATCAAGTATTTTGATTTGGGTATATTGAATCGTGATGCTACTGATGATAAGGTCACTGTAGAAAGTGCTCTTGCAGCTCTCGA GTACAATGTTGCTGTTAAGTGTGCTACAATTACTCCCG ATGAGACTAGAGTTAAAGAATTTGGCCTGAAGTCTATGTGGAGGAGTCCTAATGGCACCATTAGAAACATCTTAAATG GTACTGTTTTCCGTGAACCTATCCTCTGTCGAAACATTCCAAGAATTGTTCCTG GTTGGAAGAAACCCATATGCATTGGTAGGCATGCCTTTGGTGATCAATATCGCGCCACAGATACAATCATTCCAGGGCCAGGAAAGCTTAAAATGGTTTTTG TCCCAGAAGATGGTGAAGTCCCAGTGGAGCTTGATGTTTATAATTTCAAAGGCCCAGGCATAGCTCTTGCAATGTATAATGTTGATGAG TCTATTCGAAATTTTGCGGAGTCATCAATGTCATTGGCATTTGCAAAGAAGTGGCCTCTTTACTTGAGCACCAAAAACACTATTCTGAAGAAATATGATGGCAG GTTTAAGGACATATTCCAGGAGGTATATGAAGAAAAGTGGAAGCAGAAGTTTGAAGAAAATTCAATATG GTATGAGCATAGGCTAATTGATGACATGGTAGCTTATGCATTAAAAAGTGAGGGCGGATATGTCTGGGCTTGCAAAAACTATGATGGAGATGTTCTAAGTGATTTACTTGCTCAAG GATTTGGCTCACTAGGCCTCATGACCTCTGTATTG TTATCTTCTGATGGAAAGACAATTGAAGCTGAGGCAGCTCACGGGACTGTAACCCGGCATTTCCGGTTGTATCAAAAGGGACAGGAAACCAGCACAAATAGTATTGCTTCAATATTTGCATGGACACGGGGTTTAGAGCATAG GGCCAAGCTGGATAACAATGAAAGGTTGCTTGATTTTGTTCTCAAGTTGGAGGCTTCATGCATTGGAACTGTGGAGGCAGGAGAAATGACCAAGGATCTTGCCATTTTGACCCATGGCCCGGGGTAA
- the LOC133681079 gene encoding isocitrate dehydrogenase [NADP] isoform X1 yields MQRVCSSGAAAQNIIITIKLGAMPGVAAAANTIRRNPNFFHFSSISRNYGNGISGGAFVKNRVTFSSPASHFTRALSLRCFSSSSSGFDRVQVQNPIVEMDGDEMARIIWKMIKDKLIYPYLDLDIKYFDLGILNRDATDDKVTVESALAALEYNVAVKCATITPDETRVKEFGLKSMWRSPNGTIRNILNGTVFREPILCRNIPRIVPGWKKPICIGRHAFGDQYRATDTIIPGPGKLKMVFVPEDGEVPVELDVYNFKGPGIALAMYNVDESIRNFAESSMSLAFAKKWPLYLSTKNTILKKYDGRFKDIFQEVYEEKWKQKFEENSIWYEHRLIDDMVAYALKSEGGYVWACKNYDGDVLSDLLAQGFGSLGLMTSVLLSSDGKTIEAEAAHGTVTRHFRLYQKGQETSTNSIASIFAWTRGLEHRAKLDNNERLLDFVLKLEASCIGTVEAGEMTKDLAILTHGPGVSREFYLDTEEFIDAVARNLETKLQEPAVV; encoded by the exons ATGCAAAGAGTCTGTAGTAGCGGTGCTGCTGCtcagaatataataataacaatcaaGCTAGGTGCGATGCCGggagttgctgctgctgctaacaCAATAAGAAGAAACCCTAACTTCTTCCATTTCTCTTCCATTTCTCGGAATTACGGAAATGGAATATCAGGGGGTGCTTTTGTCAAGAATCGTGTCACCTTTTCTTCTCCTGCTTCTCACTTCACTCGCGCCCTTTCGCTTcgatgtttctcttcttcttcaagtgGCTTTGATCGGGTTCAAGTTCAAAATCCCATCGTTGAAATGGACg gTGATGAAATGGCGAGGATAATTTGGAAAATGATAAAAGACAAG CTTATATATCCTTATCTGGATTTGGATATCAAGTATTTTGATTTGGGTATATTGAATCGTGATGCTACTGATGATAAGGTCACTGTAGAAAGTGCTCTTGCAGCTCTCGA GTACAATGTTGCTGTTAAGTGTGCTACAATTACTCCCG ATGAGACTAGAGTTAAAGAATTTGGCCTGAAGTCTATGTGGAGGAGTCCTAATGGCACCATTAGAAACATCTTAAATG GTACTGTTTTCCGTGAACCTATCCTCTGTCGAAACATTCCAAGAATTGTTCCTG GTTGGAAGAAACCCATATGCATTGGTAGGCATGCCTTTGGTGATCAATATCGCGCCACAGATACAATCATTCCAGGGCCAGGAAAGCTTAAAATGGTTTTTG TCCCAGAAGATGGTGAAGTCCCAGTGGAGCTTGATGTTTATAATTTCAAAGGCCCAGGCATAGCTCTTGCAATGTATAATGTTGATGAG TCTATTCGAAATTTTGCGGAGTCATCAATGTCATTGGCATTTGCAAAGAAGTGGCCTCTTTACTTGAGCACCAAAAACACTATTCTGAAGAAATATGATGGCAG GTTTAAGGACATATTCCAGGAGGTATATGAAGAAAAGTGGAAGCAGAAGTTTGAAGAAAATTCAATATG GTATGAGCATAGGCTAATTGATGACATGGTAGCTTATGCATTAAAAAGTGAGGGCGGATATGTCTGGGCTTGCAAAAACTATGATGGAGATGTTCTAAGTGATTTACTTGCTCAAG GATTTGGCTCACTAGGCCTCATGACCTCTGTATTG TTATCTTCTGATGGAAAGACAATTGAAGCTGAGGCAGCTCACGGGACTGTAACCCGGCATTTCCGGTTGTATCAAAAGGGACAGGAAACCAGCACAAATAGTATTGCTTCAATATTTGCATGGACACGGGGTTTAGAGCATAG GGCCAAGCTGGATAACAATGAAAGGTTGCTTGATTTTGTTCTCAAGTTGGAGGCTTCATGCATTGGAACTGTGGAGGCAGGAGAAATGACCAAGGATCTTGCCATTTTGACCCATGGCCCGGG GGTATCAAGGGAATTTTATCTTGATACTGAAGAGTTTATTGATGCGGTTGCACGAAATCTAGAAACAAAGCTTCAGGAGCCAGCTGTTGTCTAA
- the LOC133693542 gene encoding glutaredoxin-like, whose product MAMNKAKELVSTNPVVVFSKTYCPFCVKVKELLNQLGAKYTAVELDTEKDGSEIQSALHEWTGQRTVPNVFIGGNHIGGCDKTTGMHQEGKLVPLLADAGAVASATASA is encoded by the exons atgGCAATGAACAAGGCGAAGGAGCTGGTATCCACCAATCCCGTGGTGGTTTTCAG CAAGACATACTGTCCATTTTGCGTCAAAGTGAAGGAGCTTCTGAATCAATTAGGAGCCAAATACACTGCTGTGGAATTGGATACCGAGA AGGATGGAAGTGAAATACAATCAGCGTTGCATGAGTGGACTGGACAACGCACCGTGCCGAATGTTTTCATCGGCGGCAACCACATCGGCGGCTGTGACA AAACCACAGGCATGCACCAGGAAGGAAAGCTGGTTCCTCTGCTTGCTGATGCTGGAGCTGTTGCCTCTGCTACTGCTTCTGCTTAA